One Dysidea avara chromosome 7, odDysAvar1.4, whole genome shotgun sequence genomic region harbors:
- the LOC136260747 gene encoding uncharacterized protein, which yields MAGPLPRERDVLISNYANLTSTVRDVDHLLPHFVSARIINNDDTEEIGAVHRTSERVAKLLKYISGPLDAGFTTSFYKMLDIMYNYGNSGTKELAVSMKKQLGISVVEQSTAVPVQPQQPDVIVSNSNTNGNGASASASYINPEVVFDEEDGRGIIDDHMLSEKKKAVCRVHGSQTMGTGFIGFVGLRGDYFTALVTNHHVIPSLEDAMSSRITFEKVPAIKLCNIIVKGADNFITSPLEMLDFTIIKVDETKLKDPTTNQPLEIEPINFCKPAEVKKNDQIYVIQYPHGGNLSLSASQCFVVGPLLLYKSGTAHGSSGSPVLKEVCQQLVPVALHRGGNSHTPYYRGSNFGTLFSEILKCVNGQPLLPMPSSQEIQQALLENQ from the exons ATGGCCGGTCCTTTACCAAGGGAGCGGGATGTTCTGATTTCTAACTACGCCAACCTCACCAGCACCGTCAGGGATGTAGATCACCTCCTTCCTCACTTCGTATCCGCCAGGATTATCAACAATGATGATACCGAGGAGATTGGCGCGGTGCATAGGACTTCAGAAAGAGTTGCAAAGTTACTAAAATATATATCAG GTCCATTGGACGCTGGTTTCACAACCAGTTTTTATAAAATGTTGGATATAATGTACAACTATGGCAATAGTGGCACTAAGGAACTGGCTGTTTCTATGAAAAAACAACTAGGAATATCAGTTGTTGAGCAGTCTACAGCAGTCCCTGTACAACCACAACAACCAGACGTCATCGTTAGTAATAGTAATACAAATGGGAATGGTGCTAGCGCaa GTGCCTCGTATATTAACCCTGAAGTGGTGTTTGATGAAGAAGATGGAAGGGGTATCATAGATGACCATATGTTGAGTGAAAAGAAGAAAGCTGTGTGCCGTGTTCATGGATC TCAAACAATGGGTACTGGGTTTATTGGTTTTGTTGGACTGCGCGGTGATTATTTTACTGCCTTGGTCACCAACCATCACGTAATCCCATCTTTGGAGGATGCCATGAGCAGTAGGATAACATTTGAGAAGGTGCCAGCAATCAAGTTGTGCAATATTATTGTCAAAGGAGCTGATAATTTCATCACTAGTCCACTAGAAATG CTTGACTTTACTATCATCAAAGTGGATGAAACTAAACTAAAAGATCCCACGACTAATCAACCACTTGAAATTGAACCGATCAACTTCTGCAAACCAGCGGAAGTGAAGAAAAATGATCAAATCTATGTTATTCAGTATCCTCATGGTGGtaacctttccctgtcagcttCACAGTGTTTCGTTGTCG GTCCATTACTATTATACAAGAGTGGTACAGCTCATGGCTCATCAGGGTCACCTGTGTTGAAGGAAGTTTGTCAACAGCTAGTTCCTGTAGCACTACATAGAGGAGGGAACAGTCATACTCCCTACTACAGGGGTAGTAATTTTGGGACTTTATTTAGTGAAATATTAAAATGTGTGAATGGCCAGCCTTTGTTACCAA TGCCTTCAAGCCAAGAAATCCAACAAGCGTTGCTGGAGAATCAATGA
- the LOC136261357 gene encoding uncharacterized protein → MYCHFGQKWSKLHHGPLWSVTFSAQSSESSHSSADQHSFGRNPLQALVNIPGISERTIRRDIASSEIHLNSQIQLTVLDEAAKSNPDAWWWLKADGCDITKGLKESVKLQWSGDVDLNDGSLQKQCDAYNKRLKMAENAGLDRNQAGEDFKNILKDLAEDLNFLNAELIRSNDVYSEKLHSNKYNDKDLINLSWKLKELGDLNEMGRKLHSDIDVLSAKIGEHQHSWQQDNIPSQLKEIRTNLVAFIRGITRHQRTAATHILVFMISNEERRKKPYAIPVQCLPYKGLTDGRVRELSNKLIEEMTKRKMKVAGFTTDGEWNSLRMKGNTRPLSVLQIRSDVRRQYGHMKLQKMIEMITPVCDADGQCTACAYNPAVPTDLLKQVHGWFKTGATTDDPIDRLRLQTVPARYTFHTWIEGKDETKAEKLKSILAQLEYKHQVDLWKSKGVPFKEHLYVPEIHPKTGLGFCEREDEGHVLKRIGHSLRQGGNDDIQLERFEEALHDSSAGLTYTALSGVRKQSVEDVERLFSGSLVKWMENKGYKKEAEYLSVVHNWRRACDERGLTSAQRSKYNADFLSYLLDDLMPWHQQA, encoded by the exons ATGTATTGTCACTTTGGACAGAAGTGGTCCAAGCTGCATCATGGGCCTTTATGGAGTGTTACATTTTCTGCACAATCTTCTGAAAGTAGTCACAGTAGTGCTGATCAACATTCATTTGGACGGAATCCCCTTCAG GCTTTGGTTAATATCCCCGGCATTTCAGAAAGGACAATACGACGAGATATTGCTTCAAGTGAAATACATTTAAATTCACAAATACAG CTAACCGTCCTAGATGAAGCAGCTAAGTCTAACCCTGATGCATGGTGGTGGCTCAAAGCTGATGGGTGTGATATTACCAAAGGCCTGAAGGAGTCTGTAAAACTACAGTGGAGTGGAGATGTTGACCTGAACGATGGTTCTTTGCAAAAACAGTGTGATGCTTACAATAAGCGTTTAAAGATGGCAGAAAATGCTGGATTAGATAGAAACCAAGCTGGGGAAGATTTCAAGAATATCTTGAAAGATTTGGCCGAAGATTTGAATTTTCTTAATGCAG AATTGATAAGGTCAAATGATGTGTACTCTGAAAAGCTGCATTCAAACAAGTACAATGACAAAGATCTGATCAACTTGAGCTGGAAGCTTAAGGAACTGGGGGATCTTAACGAGATGGGTAGAAAATTGCATTCAGATATTGATGTACTGTCTGCAAAGATTGGCGAACACCAGCACTCATGGCAACAAGATAATATCCCAAGCCAGCTGAAGGAGATCCGCACGAATTTAGTGGCATTCATCAGGGGCATCACCCGGCACCAGCGAACTGCAGCGACCCACATTTTAGTGTTTATGATTAGCAACGAAGAACGTAGGAAGAAACCATATGCAATACCCGTGCAGTGCCTGCCGTACAAGGGATTGACTGATGGTAGGGTTCGTGAACTTTCAAACAAGCTAATTGAAGAGATGACGAAAAGGAAGATGAAAGTGGCTG GGTTTACGACAGATGGTGAGTGGAATTCATTGCGTATGAAAGGAAACACTCGACCGCTGTCAGTGCTGCAGATTCGTAGTGATGTTAGACGACAGTATGGACACATGAAACTTCAGAAGATGATCGAAATGATTACTCCAGTGT GTGATGCTGATGGCCAATGCACTGCGTGTGCCTATAATCCTGCTGTACCTACAGACCTGCTTAAACAGGTTCATGGATGGTTTAAAACAGGTGCAACAACCGATGATCCGATCGACCGTCTGAGGCTGCAAACTGTACCAGCTAGATATACCTTTCACACTTGGATAGAGG GTAAAGATGAAACAAAGGCAGAAAAATTAAAATCAATTTTGGCTCAGCTTGAATACAAGCATCAAGTTGACCTTTGGAAATCCAAAGGTGTGCCATTCAAGGAGCATCTGTATGTCCCAGAGATTCATCCAAAGACAGGACTGGGCTTTTGTGAACGGGAAGATGAGGGTCACGTCTTAAAG CGCATAGGACATAGCCTGAGACAAGGTGGAAACGATGATATCCAGCTGGAGAGATTCGAAGAAGCTCTTCATGATTCGTCTGCTGGGCTCACCTATACAGCTCTCTCAGGAGTGAGAAAGCAGTCTGTGGAGGACGTAGAGAGATTGTTCAGTGGATCTTTAGTGAAATGGATGGAGAATAAAGGCTACAAGAAAGAAGCCGAGTACCTTAGTGTTGTTCACAATTGGAGACGTGCCTGTGACGAAAGGGGACTGACAAGTGCACAGCGCAGTAAATATAATGCTGATTTTCTCAGCTACCTCCTGGACGATTTGATGCCTTGGCATCAACAAGCCTAA
- the LOC136261358 gene encoding uncharacterized protein, with product MSEYVVDVEVLQTGSLLEYVVPSFPVFKPLIREAKFRWKDIEDGTLHVFDGFVRECENLNHHLPAVARLPVSHDNAFLIEVEEFAKSINVSQYKLFRDNQVFVIWDWAWLDDVEDGEQVNSSNNEDGDDASTTNHQLQSDDDESDNTDEPVVPPITHSVVFKCIGATKEKRYQELLALASKKLKDGQTVPVQLKKEPTNCFDSRAIAFMCKADKEWERIGYVVTEALPDVHNAMDADKILAVRFDRIMVKVYYKNPGWYAGIIITLNGTWSKTVCQSCSTFK from the exons atgtcGGAGTACGTAGTTGACGTTGAAGTTCTCCAGACAGGAAGCCTACTTGAGTACGTTGTTCCCAGCTTTCCGGTATTTAAGCCGCTTATAAGAGAGGCAAAGTTTCGTTGGAAAGACATCGAAGATGGAACGCTGCACGTTTTTGATGGTTTTGTCCGTGAATGCGAGAATTTAAATCACCACCTGCCAGCAGTAGCCAGACTGCCTGTTAGTCACGACAATGCCTTTCTTATCGAG GTTGAAGAATTTGCCAAATCAATTAATGTGTCCCAATACAAGTTGTTCCGGGATAACCAAGTTTTTGTGATTTGGGACTGGGCATGGTTGGACGATGTGGAGGATGGGGAGCAAGTAAACAGCAGTAATAATGAAGACGGTGATGATGCATCTACCACCAATCATCAATTGCAATCTGATGATGATGAGAGTGACAATACGGATGAACCAGTAGTCCCACCAATCACTCACTCCGTGGTGTTTAAGTGTATTGGGGCCACTAAAGAAAAAAGGTACCAAGAATTGCTAGCTTTAGCTAGCAAGAAGTTGAAAGACGGACAGACTGTTCCGGTGCAGTTAAAGAAAGAACCAACAAACTGTTTTGATTCTCGTGCCATTGCCTTCATGTGCAAGGCTGACAAGGAATGGGAGAGGATCGGATATGTTGTGACTGAAGCACTACCTGATGTCCACAATGCCATGGATGCAGACAAAATACTAGCAGTCCGTTTTGATCGGATTATGGTCAAAGTGTACTACAAAAATCCAGGCTGGTACGCTGGAATCATCATCACTTTGAATGGAACTTGGTCTAAGACTGTTTGTCAAAGCTGTAGTACATTTAAATAG